The genomic region ccgagtatttaataatattcacgccgcatcgttaccgcagaatggctactaccgtgtcatcgccgtccgttaggggggggccacgccccggagacgcgtgccgcctcttcggacatgccaccacaccaccccgcatgtatgagggcccggtgcgacgctccggtggcattgctacccccccagggcccccgagccgcctaaccctgtagcgtttgaccacgggatctagccctttgactttggacggacgggatttgaccagtggacctctccacccggttgtgttaggtcagcccataggaacactttggagcaacatccgggccagacccacagcaagatcccctccgtgtagacccgacgcgtccgtttcccccctccaNNNNNNNNNNNNNNNNNNNNNNNNNNNNNNNNNNNNNNNNNNNNNNNNNNNNNNNNNNNNNNNNNNNNNNNNNNNNNNNNNNNNNNNNNNNNNNNNNNNNNNNNNNNNNNNNNNNNNNNNNNNNNNNNNNNNNNNNNNNNNNNNNNNNNNNNNNNNNNNNNNNNNNNNNNNNNNNNNNNNNNNNNNNNNNNNNNNNNNNNNNNNNNNNNNNNNNNNNNNNNNNNNNNNNNNNNNNNNNNNNNNNNNNNNNNNNNNNNNNNNNNNNNNNNNNNNNNNNNNNNNNNNNNNNNNNNNNNNNNNNNNNNNNNNNNNNNNNNNNNNNNNNNNNNNNNNNNNNNNNNNNNNNNNNNNNNNNNNNNNNNNNNNNNNNNNNNNNNNNNNNNNNNNNNNNNNNNNNNNNNNNNNNNNNNNNNNNNNNNNNNNNNNNNNNNNNNNNNNNNNNNNNNNNNNNNNNNNNNNNNNNNNNNNNNNNNNNNNNNNNNNNNNNNNNNNNNNNNNNNNNNNNNNNNNNNNNNNNNNNNNNNNNNNNNNNNNNNNNNNNNNNNNNNNNNNNNNNNNNNNNNNNNNNNNNNNNNNNNNNNNNNNNNNNNNNNNNNNNNNNNNNNNNNNNNNNNNNNNNNNNNNNNNNNNNNNNNNNNNNNNNNNNNNNNNNNNNNNNNNNNNNNNNNNNNNNNNNNNNNNNNNNNNNNNNNNNNNNNNNNNNNNNNNNNNNNNNNNNNNNNNNNNNNNNNNNNNNNNNNNNNNNNNNNNNNNNNNNNATGTGTCCGTTTTCGAAACCCCCTccaggtgacggcggcggcgccgtccgtgaggggggccacgcccctgaGATGTGTGTCGCCTCTttgaacatgccacaacaccacctcgcacatgtatgagggtccggtacgatgctccggtggcattgctacccccccccagggcccccgtcccgcctaaccgtggagtggttgaccacgagatatagccttttgacttcccacggacgggctttgaccagtggacctctgcacccggttgtgtcgggtcacccgtagggacacccgggagcaacatccgggccaaacccacagctacatccaccgtgtagacccgacgcgtccgtttcccccctccaggtgccggcgccgtccatgaggggggcacaccgcggacgtgaggggggtcacactctggagacgggtgtcgggcgtttgcaaccgccacaaaacttttgtcggcatagctgtttttgattttaataaaatataatgatctatattcaaaagaacatgaccgcacattattaacgtgctcgaaaaaatacaaaccatatatatatattcataaatatatgaaaaaaatacaaactacatatatattcatatgtatgtttatatttaacatgctacatgttagtttatataataatacataaaaaagaTTAAAAAATACATAAGAAAAAAAAGTCTACCtgtgccgacggctatgccgtcggcatagaaacGGCCAGGTTttaggcggcgggcggcgtgccgcggatcgctgacgtggcatgtatgccgacggcagccgtcggcttaGCTCATGGACGGTGCGCCGCGGATCTATGACGTGGCATGACGATATATGCCGACGCCCGGCcgtccaggccgtcggcatagatttgacgacgttagccgctggtcacgggcggggtcgccgggcccacgggtatgccgacggcctggttatgccgacggctgctgtcgCCATGTTCGCAGCTGGGCCGACGACATATGtgtgccgacgggtgccgtcggcttaGCTCGTGGTAGCCCGACGGCCAATGTACGCCGACGGCCAAGACGTGGCTGTCGGCATAGCGCAAAgtaggccgacggcagccgtcggcattgaTTTGGCCGTCGGGGTAGGGCCAGTTTCCGGTAGTGCTTAGAGCAAACTCATTCAAGAATCAGGAATCATCACATCACAAACGCTTTTGGTGAGCGACTCAAACAGGGTAGCAAGTAGCAACGCAGCCAAATCAATCAATCAGAGCAGACACCAATTTTTGGTGGTCAATCAGCTCTGTTGACAAATATCGTGCATGTCAATGAAGCTGCATATCTTCAAAATTGTTGTTACTACTGTTAGTAAAACGCTGGCGCACTGATTTCTTTCGCCTACACGTTGCTACCTGTACAAGAGTACATACTCCAATATTATTTCTATTGACATTGATGCAATTTCTCTGTGATTAACAGATACAAAGCTCAATTGAATTCATTAGCTACAGAAAACATGCATAAAAGGAACTTGCTCAAAGGCAGTGCTTGACCGAAATACTGAATGTGACATCACATCAACAACCAGCCTGATTGAACCTTTTAGGAAACTATCAGGTTGATAATCAATCTGCACTAAGATTTAGGGTAATCATAATAACTGATTGTTAGGGACAAGAAGGCTGATTAGAATATAATTTAACCCCATGGATCTAAGCCATGTCCAGAATAACAGTAAACAAGAACAAGAGTAACAATATTCTTTGGAAATGACAATCTGTAGGTTTACCACGCATGTGCTCTAAACTAGTAGAAATCAAGCAAGCACGACGGTAATTAATCACCAGGAAATTGAGCCGCGTGATTCAAGTAGATTCCAAAGTACACAGGCAAGTACTTCAACCAACAGAAGAATCAATTCCTGGAGGAAGCACAAGGGTTGTTTGAAGGTGACGCTACTGCTCATCTGCATCTGCTAACGACTCTGAAAACAAAGGAACATAGGGTAGAAATCGGTATGGATGTCCTTTCTCAAGATTAAGGATACAACCAACTTTCTTATGTCGCATATCATACGCCGCTAAGGTGTCACCTCCATACGAAATCAAAAAAATGGTGTCGCAATCTGGATGAATCACATCCACCATGTACTTCTTTCCAGTCATGCTCATAAGTTTATTGATGTTGGCGGTATCCTTCAGGACAAATTCTTTGCTGTCACGATCCTTGAGGCACCAGAGCGCTATCTGGGAAACCGTCCTATTATTGTTATCAACCACAGAAGCTGCAGCATAGTGTAAGCACCCCTGTGACACTCCAATCGTAGCAAATCTTTGGCCGTACGGCACACGGATAGTCTTCCACACTTTCCCCTCCATGTCCACCCCCATGAGCACCCACTCGTTGTTTATGTCCATCATGCTGCCAATCACATACATCATACGGTCAACAGAGACACATTTACCACGGAAGAACGGCGCCACTTTGTCAACCATCCCACTATCCCTGCGAGTCCAGGATCTTGCCCGCGATGAGTAGATGTTCACTCCTGTGACATAAGCTTCGTAAAAGGCCTGCTCGAAGTGAAGAACGTTGAAATGGGATGAGTCTGCCGGATCAAAAGCCAGGCCTGCGGTACAGCTATATCTGTTATTTTCTGCCACCTGCGGTGTAGGAGGCAGCTCCACCCACCTCCCTGTGAGAGGATTGCACACGACAAAACGGAAATCGTGGTCTGGCCAATCCAAAGGGGACAACAACTTCTCGTTGCAGCCGCAGTAGAGGAGGAGACCGTTGCAGGCGTCCACCTGGACCATGTCCATGTACTTGTTAGGCTGCAGCGAAGGATCAAACGGGGCTGCGCCGTCGCCGGATATGCTGGCGAAGTGGTGGCCGCACCCGCTGCTGTTGACGGTCATGTAGAGAAAGCCAGCGAGGGTCTGTGGCAGCTTCTTGCAGTTGGCAGGGTCGACGATGAGGTCGCGCCAGGACACGGAAACGCACTTGAAGCGGTGGAGGGATCTGGCGGGGAGGCGGGAGAGGATCTCCAGGATGAGGTCGTCGGTGAGCAGGACAGCCGTCGGCCCCGGATCCGGATGCCTGTCCAACGTCGACATGGTGGTCCTCTCGAAGATCTCCCCcttctctgcctcctccatggtcaGGGTCTACGTCGTCGTATCGATCTGCAAATGGAGAGAGAGGAGATGATCGATCTGGCAGAGGAAAATCGACCGGATGGTCGGCGGCCGGTGATCTCTGCCGTCCGTGGGGAGTCGGAAAAGGTACCTTGGTTTAGGGCTTCTCGGAGGCCTGGAACAGGACGGCGTTTTCTGCCGATCGTATTCACGATCGATCGCTACACGGAGGAAAAATACCGGATCGATCGCtgcaaaaaaaaaaaggaaaaaaaatcgtgGTACGATCCTTGTCCCACTTAAAAACAAAAGAATCGATTCTTGTACAATCCTTTTTTTCCCCGGGTAAAACACTTGTATATACTATTACTCAAAACACAGGGGGATTACAATAAGCATCGTTCAAACTCTGTCACACTAGAAGGGCCAGACCCAAACCAAGTCATGGTTCTACCTTCCACACAAGCAAAAATAGCTAAACAATTGCTAACCTTATTTTGAGAGCATTTAATATGAGTAATACTAGTTTTACGGAGGTTTAGGAGTCGCTTGATATCCTCAACCAAAGACGAGTAATTCGATCTGTCAATGTCGCTTGACTGTATCATACGAACCGCCTGTAGGAAATCCAAGTATCCAACTCAATCATCACCGGCAAATTACTTCTCATCAGGGCTTGCGAGAGGCCCTCCTCCATACATGCACCTAGTTCGGCTTCCAACGCTCCCTGGCATGAGTAAAGTACTCTACAAGCTGAAAAAAAAAATCGAGCCCGATTAATCTCGAAGCCAAAGCAAATGAACCATCCGAGTTCAGCTTGAGTTATTTCATGTGCGCTAGGAATCATTCGTATCAAAGCAGTCTTCCCTTTACACGGATCACCGTATGGTCAGCTTTTATAGCAACCAACGACTCCAGATAACTGCAGAGAAACCTCCTGGAGACGTCCTCCAAAGCGTCATCAGAAGCATGCTTCATTCCAAATTACCGAGAGCCTCTAATGCATGATGTAAATATTCCTTCCCCGTATGCAAAATCTTCTTGATTGCTGGTAGCTTCCAAACGACAGACATAGCAGTCCACAACTCCATGGCTTTCGGATACAAACAGAATGGGTGAAAATTATCTTCTGTACCATTGCCACAAACTGGACACATGTCGGAAACCTCCAGCCCTCGTTTTGTCTATTTTGCCTTGTTGGCAAAGAATCTGTTGCAAGCCGCCATAGAAAGTTTTTTACAGTTGGAGGAACATCACAGGACCAAATATATTTTCAGCATGGTCTACATCCATCAGGACTTGAACTTGAAGCAGCAGAATTGTCACCTGTAGCTTCCTCAAATGCTAGAGTGTACGCCGATTTAACTGAAAAAAGACCATATTTCCCCGGACCCCATGCAAGCGTATCATCTAACAATCTTGGTGAGGCTCTAATCTTCAAAATTTTGGACACGTCGCATGGCAGAAAGCAAGTATGCAGCAGCTGAACATTCCAAGAACCATTTTCATTTAGTAATTCAGAGACAAACCTGATCCTACACCTCCCTGGAAGTGTGACAGGCTTATGTGAGGAAGGTTGTGGAATCCAATTGAGTGTCTCTCCATACTCGGATGCTCCTACCATTTCCCACTCTTCATATAAGTCCCTTCTTCAGAAGATCTAGACCGTGACTAATCGCTATCGATGGCGAAGAAGCATTACCCGGAAACATTGTATCCTCAATTAATTTTACCATCTAGGTAGTACCGAGCCTTCAACACCTGAGCACACAAACTATCTAGCTTAGTGATAAGTCTCCATGCCTGCCTAGCAAGTAACGATTGATTGAACAAACGGAAGTCCCGCAAACCTAAGCCTCCTTTATATTTTGGATGTGAAAAAAATCACATGCCTTCAAATGCACTTTCCGAAGACCTATCTTTGAACCCCAATCAAAGTTCCTCGCCATCCGAGTAAAATCATAATAAACTGAGAGTGGCAATTTGAGCATGCCCATGATATATATAGGAAGCGCATGTGCAATAGATTTGACAAGTACCTCCCTTCCAGGCTGCGCTAAGTGACCttcacccactagtagaaaacagggctttggtgcAAGCTCAATGtatacattagtcccggttcgagcggctagggcctCGGGAaggcattactcccggttcaaatgggacctttagtcctggtttgagacgcgaaccgggattaaagggtgtgatgacctttagtctcggttcgtgtctcaaaccgggactaaagcgttctaattttttttccatttgttttttgtttttagtttctgttttaaattgcttatatcttttaggatATTTGATGTTTTTGAGTGATATTTTTTTTGCAATAGATTCAAATAGTTTCTGTTtatgccattagttttaaaatttgaatgaaTATGAATTTGTTCAAATTTGCTTCAAACCCTAGATTGCGAATAACTTGAGTTTAAAAATAGTTTtaaatttaattctttttgctcctagtcacATGTCAGATTGTTGTCATAGTAAGATTTATTTGGTTATTTTTAGAATAATTTAAACTAGGATTTTAATTAAAACAGTACTGCTTTGCTTATATAGTTGTTTTAGTCCGTGTTGTTTTCAATTATTTTTAGTTAGTTCTTTCTGTAGATTTTAACATGTTGTAGTATGCTTCTTTTAGAAAACAGTAGATAAATTTTATGAGTAACTAATGTTAATTTTCCTACTGTTGTGTATTAATAGTTGTTTAGCCTTTAATAATAGTTGACAGAATTAGTTTTGCTATAttaaaaagtaattctttttgccactttaatagaacgtgactctggcttggttaaccttagttgtgactctggctgggatggTGCTACCAGATGGGGTGTCCTCCTGAGCTGATGATCTTGGCATGATGGTGAACATGAAGTGAAGGGCCagagttttacccaggtccgggccctctctaagaggtaaaactctacgtcctgcttgtaTTATATTGATTGCGGATGGGGTACAAAGTACATCTGATCCACCTCTTGATCGTATGAATGAGTTCTAACCTCTAAGCTGTGACTGACTATCAATTCGTCCTCTATAGACTAAACCCCTCGGCttatataggcaccaggggtaTCTAGGGTTTACATATGGTCGCTGCCTCGCTAGGATCAGACACTTTCATTGACCTTGGAGaaccagtcctagactagcttcgcAGAATCTAGAGCACTCCCACGATCATACTGCcgtttggtcagatgaccacaaatgatgttcttggtAGTCGGGTCCAGTTGCACGAACCTCTTCACGTCAGCAGTGATGATACCTTCACCGACTTTGAGAATGTCGGTCccgacgacataccagaggtcgttgtcgatagcttcaagatgcatgcgcatcttattcttccagtaagggTAATCGGTGCCACCGAAGACGGAGCACGTAGCGGaaaccttgattatccctgcagtctatatggctaaaactccaggtggttaaaccgaatcacatagaacaagggagcaccttgctctaatGCCAATTGAAAGtactagttatcaactagagggggggtgaataggagattatCATGAAAATATTCGAAACATACAATGTCTTCGAAGACATGGAAGTTAAACAACAACTAAACAAGATAcaacggaagataaactacactaggcATGTTGGCATAACAACACAATTGAAGTGAGAAGTGAAAGCAGAAAACTAACTAGGTAGATGTGAACAATAGGAACAGTCAATGTGAAGACAAAGGTACAATCATGGGAATCGaatgtcttcacacaatgtcttcaaATAGAATAATCAACCAAAGGCTTCATGAAACTAAACTGTAAGTTAACGAGTGaagtgatagaaccagttgctcggagaagaagtgatttgtttgaccagttccagttgttgtgataactgtacgtctggttagggaggctgagatcgAACTCAGAAGACCGGGTCCTCACGTTATTCCCCTTGAGGTAAGATCCGCAAATCTgacccaatcactcaggtaagtcttcaaggtagactttcaaatcttcgcagacttcgttcaccggcaatccacagtgGTTCTTAGATGCTCAAAAAGCAATGCCTAACCAGCTGGAAGATCATAGTCTTCAGGTGTAACAAGTTTTCGGTTCACGCAGAACAGAATGTCTTCAGCGACGGTCAGTCACTTTAGGCTCTGCGTGTTTTGggtttatcctcgcaaggaatctctctcaaaggcttcggaggtgggttgctttTAAACGACAACAACCGGGTAATAACTCGGAGCAACCACACTAACTTATGATGGAGGCGGAGGGCTATTTATAACCAAGAGTCAACCCGACATGATATGACCGAACTGATCCTGAgtcaatggccaaccgacacgtgtccaa from Triticum aestivum cultivar Chinese Spring chromosome 4A, IWGSC CS RefSeq v2.1, whole genome shotgun sequence harbors:
- the LOC123083477 gene encoding putative F-box protein At4g38870, translated to MEEAEKGEIFERTTMSTLDRHPDPGPTAVLLTDDLILEILSRLPARSLHRFKCVSVSWRDLIVDPANCKKLPQTLAGFLYMTVNSSGCGHHFASISGDGAAPFDPSLQPNKYMDMVQVDACNGLLLYCGCNEKLLSPLDWPDHDFRFVVCNPLTGRWVELPPTPQVAENNRYSCTAGLAFDPADSSHFNVLHFEQAFYEAYVTGVNIYSSRARSWTRRDSGMVDKVAPFFRGKCVSVDRMMYVIGSMMDINNEWVLMGVDMEGKVWKTIRVPYGQRFATIGVSQGCLHYAAASVVDNNNRTVSQIALWCLKDRDSKEFVLKDTANINKLMSMTGKKYMVDVIHPDCDTIFLISYGGDTLAAYDMRHKKVGCILNLEKGHPYRFLPYVPLFSESLADADEQ